TGTATCGATGCCTTTAGGAAGGGGACCGACGCCCAGGGACGCCACCATTGATGTCCCGAGTAACAGACTCGAAAGGAATTTCACCCTAGGACCTGCCTAGCGGATGGCCACAAGTTATGAAGGGCTATCATGATAGAAGGAACCGAAATATTTAGTGATGCCTCCAGGGGGATATGGCGCCATAGGCGTCATCGTCGCTGGCCTAGAGCTACAGCCAAGCATGGTTTTAACCCAGACTTCATATGCCGGTGGGAGCATGGGCAAATCACAACTTGGCATGCAGAACTTttccgacgacgaggagacgaAGTGGATCAGCGATGCCGGAGGTTACCCCTAGATCCGACCAATCCAAGCACGTAGTGTCTTCCCTCACTGCCTATACACCTTGATGAGTGATGTTAAGGAGTCCACCCAAACGAGGGGCCCTTTGCCTACTGCTAACTGACGGAGCGACGTCTCTGCTGCTGGATCCCAAGACACAAGTCGGTGCGGCGTTCCCATGACCACAAGCAGTGGCATGGAGGAGATCCATGACCACGCCGCCCTCCTCGACCTGGCCGTAGGCCTCTGCATCGCTCAGGCTCACGCCACACTTGCCTCGCTAAGCTAGCGCCTGTCTACGCACCGAGGCTGGCACCCTCGGTCGCTGCCTTGCCACGCCTGCGTCTAGCCTGTCTGCCAGAAATGCATCGGCCAGAAATGTCTCTGCGTCAACCAGCTCGGTAGAGCCAGATCTAGGGCAAGGGTCGCTAGATTCAGACCTAGAGGACGCGGATCCGGTGCCccatgtaacgtcccgcctctacaaggccaggtccgcttacatctggcagcttttctaggacatagactgccctcacagaaccacacaagtcttttctgcgcactttgtcctcactcatgcacaCTCGGAAAGGACTTCCCGGTCGCTCACCCATCCTAaaattgctctaggccaagcacgcttaaccttagagttctttagagataggcttccggaaaagaagttgcaacttgttggtatgagtatcctattaatcctgttaagccctgggctgggatgttacatcctcacccccttaagagaccgacgTCCTTGTCGATCAATTCCAAgccaggaacgtcccctcttggccacatccgtgtgtctagtgccagcgcatgtgccatgctgtgtgaccactctaggaccaccccagccatgcgcaccatgcctgcgcaactacgCAACACGCGCCTGTGAAACCacaagagtcggctctgataccattctgtaacgtcccgcctctacaagaccgggcccgcttacatctgacagcttttctagaacatagactgccctcacagacccacataagtcttttctacgcactttgtcctcactcatgcgcacctggGAAGGACTtctcggtcggtcacccatcctgaaattgctctaggccaagcacgcttaacctcagagttcgttatagatgggcttccggaaaagaagttgcaacttgttggtatgagtatcctattaatcctattaagccctgggccgggatgttacaccCCATTGGTCTTCTTGCTCGCCGCCGGCCGTCCTTTTCGCCAAAAATTGAAACCTTGTCATGAGGACAgaaggggaggagggaggagggaggaggtggAGGATACTCCGGGTAGTAGccttcactactggattcaggttctttgccgagtgaacacacggcaaaaaattgatcggcaaagccctctttgccgagtgtcttttatcaggcacatggcaaaggctttgccgagagccccgagggcactcggcaaagaaaagctaccgtcacggcgccggccccgttgacggtcgctttgccgagtgccaaccctgcaggcactcgacaaagattttttatttttttaaaaaaaattctttgccaagtgccctctatccggcccttggcaaagatgttttatttttttctaaaaattctttaccgagtggcccctggccggcgctcggcaaagtttgaattttttttaaaaaaaattctttgtcgagtgtcctctggccggcactcgacaaagtttgattttttttaaaaaaaatctttgccgagtaccatggtcatggcacttggcaaagctggaaaaatggttttctgagcacccatttttccagctttgccgagtgctatgaccgtggcactcggcaacgaggtcctttgccgagtgcaacactcagcaaagtgacccaaaacggcaattttttttacattccatcatgacaaataaattcatacaaacatatatcacatatatatctcatccatcacatatatatctcattcatcacatatatatctcatccatccacacatccatccacacatatcacatccatcacaatatatatcacatatataataataagttcTCAAGTCCATCctaataaatccacaagtccatcaaagtccacaagtgcatcacaagtatatcacaagtccatcaccaagtgaacaacaaatgaaaaaaatacaacgtgcactcatctcggccactacgactgtggtgaaggcccagctccatcattcggaggtgtatgaggtggattattagaaccaccgtcagatggagactgcacaaaggagaaaagattgcttatgagacaagattatttggatagctaatctaggaaggtagaggccatacaagcaaagcacaagcgaaagtaaaaaaactttcgtactcacaggagtagctgcagctgtagtatgcggaggcggaggtggaaccaacaaccCAGCTggtagagagaagcccacacgttgcccaagacCTTGTAGGAACtctgtaatgtccgtcagcctctatgcctaggcctgccgctcggcccgctcggcctccagctaggCCGCCATCCTTTGCTGCCCGGCCTCCACCTCctaacgttgcctcatttcttgttccagccgggcctgcaatatttcactctaatgtttcagtaatgcaaagctaattaaggtgtgtaaagatcaatgtatgacgagtaaaataggaataacctcgagtgcgtcgacctggtgctgtgcagcggtcggccatgtGTGAATGgctgggctctcgctcgtgctccgtgctcagaAATTGACCAtggaaactctgtctcggaccggagaaggtcatggaaactaacccatctatgcatccacgggctatccaaaaaacgtggacaatccaaaacagatacagacatagatatacaaagatctgcatacctccaaccgtatctctttcgaacgggagacacctaactaggttatgtgatctacgaccatgatatggaaagaggggttatacctagggtggcggcggagtcaggctagcagggccatggcgggtcggtgcagtggcgaggcgacgcggtgcaggcagaccggcacgacgacaggaactccgactcggctccaacgggctcttctctacaaaaatggaacaaaatactgtcatttaaaaaaaatttggcagaacctcccctacacggtgaggtttccaaaacctataaaaacacaacagcacgatggccaacaagcacatatgtctcaagagaagccatgtattttggatatcaatccatgcagaagaatatatccaagtagtaccactacttctactactacttccactattgctactactactaccactagttctactactactactactactaccactattgctactactactactaccactattgctactactactactaccactagttctactactactactaccactacttctactactaccaccactagttctactactactaccactagttctactactactactactaccactggCACTACTACTAGAACTATCActaccacaacaacaacaagagagagggcatacctgacgggcgccgggggtaggggcggcGGCGTCGGGGTTGGGGTTGGGGTCGTCGGAGTCGGGAACGAGGTTGGGCACGGGCGGCGTCAGGGCGGGTGGCCCACGGGGCGCGGCCGAGGGCAGGGccggctcctactcctcctcctcctcctcctcccctcctctcgcttctcctcctcctcctcctcctcacctcctcctcacctcctccccctcctcccctcctccacccgctGGTGTTGGCTGGCCGGCGTGGGCGAGGTGGCCATGCTCGGCCACACGCGGGCGCgggggcaggggcaggcgccgacgCATGGCACGGGGAGGGGCTACGGCGGGCGGCGCACGACGCTAGGAAGGGCGGCAGCGCGCGGCGTCGGCGGTGGCCCGGTGGCTGGCGGGCACGGGGGCGGCCGCGGGCGCGGCGCACGGGAGGGGAGGGCAGCGTGCGGCGTGGGGGCGGGCCGACATTGGCGGGCGGCGGCGCAGGGAGGGTCGGGAGCGGTGGCGCGGGGCAGTGTTGGCCGGGAGCGGCACGCGCGGGGGCTGTCTGTCTGTGTGGCTTGGACTGCCTGACCGAATTCACCTAAGTGCTCCCACCcgcccctttgccgagcgccggattagggaggcactcggcaaaggaggcaactttgccgagtgccccgatccggCCATCAgcatagatttttttttgaaatacctttgccgagtgtccctgtgaaggcactcagcaaagaggaaatttctaaaaaaattcaaaaaacctctttgccgagcgccttattcttggcactcggcaaagttttttttgtttttggcctctaaattttttgtgcagcccttttaaagtaccaggaactcctcgttataatttagggattttttgtggatttttgatatatttagttaatttattttgtttacttgaatttttttcgaaaaatataaatttgaattgCACGTgttacgaataatggaatttaatgattcaaaaaatgatagtcaagttactgagtgtagtgtgaggccgtatccaggaacggacccaaaatttcggacatcttgttcacgaaacatgaacgcaaacttgcgtgcgaagtgtttttaaattctataaaaaagcaaacgaagttcgaaaatcatgaaacttgttgagatgtcgtgatatcgtatgtggaggctatgataaaaatttcagaagatttcgtgcacgttgtcacgtacgatgcttacaaaccaggacatctctacatgtgacgcatcgtacgtgacaacatacacgaaatcttctgaaatttttatcatagcctccacatacgatatcacgacatctcaacaagtttcatgattttcggacttcgtttggtttttattgaatttaaaaacactttacacgcaagttcgcggtcatgtttcgtgaacaagatgtctgaaatttcgggtccgttcctagatacggcctcacactacactcagtaacatgactatcattttttgaatcattaaattccattattcgtaccacgtgcagttcaaatttatatttttcaaaaaaaatcaagtaaacgaaataaagtaactaaatatatcaaaaagacacaaaaaatccccaaattctaacgaggagttcctggtactttaaaagggctacacaaaaaatttataggccaaaaataaaaaaaataactttgctgagcgccggggcatggcactcggcaaagggggtctttgccgagtaccaagaataaggcgctcgacaaagaggatttttgaattttttttagaaatttcctctttggcgagtgccttcataggggcactcggcaaaggtatttcaaaaaaaatgtaatatttttaattcctccctttgccgagtgccgaagctgttaggcactcggcaaagacatttaaaaaaaatattgaatctttgccgagcgtcagGGGCACTccgcaaagtattttccaaaaaaaaaaatttgccgagtgcctaacagcaggtactcggcaaagaaggacgtggccgaacaccgttacgcggggcagcttATGCCGAGGGCcacgcttttgccgagagcctggcactcggcaaagaagtcctttgccgagtgcctgattttttacactcggcaaagcagtttgcaTTTGGCAAAGAccctgtttccagtagtgctTGTTAGGCGCCACAGCGGGCCGCCACCACAGTTATCCAgagagcggtggcggcggccatggaGGAGGAGCGGCGGATGGATCACCACCTGAGTCGCCTATACAGACGACGCGTTAGGGTGGGGGGTCTGCATATGTTTCTGAAAATAGTCACACATTACTGTTGTTAATTTTCACATATCTGCATCAGCAACATATTGATACATATAAGTTGTTGGGCGCAGAAGTATTTGCTCATGGGCCTGATTCCAAGTTTACAGCAGGTTTGGTTGTTTGTAACAAACCTGCTTTTTATGCATACATGATACATCATTATGGTAACTTTGTGGATGTAATATCATGCTATCTGTTACATGCATGTCCATTATCTCTGCTACGTGTGGATGGAACAGCATGTTAGCTGTTGCATATCCACCATTTATTATGGTATACTTTGTGCGTATCAGGGAATATGCACTGGATAACGATCGATGCAGTCAGCCCATGGTCCATGTGCATCGTGGACAGGTCGAATGCACTCCCATACTGCACTGTTGCACTTAAACCCAGAGCCAAACCCAATCATCCACACTTGATTGCCCTTGTCCATGCGGCCCTTAGCCTCAACATATGCCAGTTCATACCAAATTGAGCTGCTAGATGTGTTACCAAATCGATGTAGCGTCATCCTTGATGGCTCAATCTTCTCGTCCGATAGGCTGAAGTTACGTTGGACACCATCAATTACTGCACGCCCGCCTGCATGAATGCACAAGTGCTGGAATACAGAGAGGAAGTCAGGGATATATAGCTTTACCCGCCCATTGAGAAGTTTCCGTGCGGTGAAGGATGCTGCAAACAAAAGCTTTTCCGAGGGTGGGAGTACAAGAGGCGCAATGGACGTCATGTTGTCTTTGACAGTTCTAGCAGCGACGGCCACCAGTTCGGTGGAGAGATTAACACCAGTATATcccttgtcatcttcttctttgtAGATGCATTGGTATGACTGGTCACTTGAAGCCGTGAGTGTACGCATGATACACCTAAGTCTGAATCTGGCCATGCTTGGGGAAGTTGACAGCAGCACTGCAGCTCCGCCCATGCGAAAGAGGCAAAACGGAAGCAGCATAGCTCGCTCGTTTCCCGGGTAGGGATTGGTACTGAGGGTCTCCGTTGAAACAACTAAAGCATTTGCACCGAATGGCGCAGCTTGCAGGAGGTTTTTCACAAGCTCTATCGAGATTAGCCCTGCGCTGCACCCCATACTGGACAAGTGGACATGGTGGATGTCGCTGCGGATTTTGTACCGGTTTATAATCATGTCAGAGAAAGTTGGTGTAGGATTGAACTCGCTGCAGTTTGTGACAAGAATATCGACGGCTTGAGGTGCAATGCTTGTCTTCGAGAACAGTTCATCAATGGCCGAGAAGACAGCCATCTCTGCCTCCTCGCGGCCGTCCTCAAACTTGCTGTATTTGTACGGGTCAATGTAGTGGCCCACTAGAGGCACGCATGTTTCCTCACCAAGGCCTGAACGTTCGTAAAGACGTTTCAGGAAACGTTTACTGCGTTCAGTCCACTGGCTGACTTGTTGGACGTGCTCGACAAAGGCTGCGGAAGGAACACGGTGGGTATTTGGGGGACGGAAGCAAGCGTAGTCAATGAGATACACCGCCCGTGGGCGCCGCATGACGAGTACGATCACTGCTGTGCCCAAGAGGAACCCAATTGTGAGCACGTCCGTGTTCCTGACAGAATGAAGCAGAGGGGTGAGCTCATCAGACCTGCTTGCTCCCACGATGACAGCTGCAGTGGCGAATGGCACTGCGATTGTCAAGAGGAAATTGTCTACTATCTTTGCGAAGACTGTTTTGAGGTACTTGCCAATTGGTGATGAACTCATTGAGGCGGTATTATACTATGGGTTTCGCGTGCAGTAGTGTGTGTAGGCTGTAGAGGTACCATGAAGATGGGGAGGAGGGGTCCCTGCGTGGGGCCGAATTTAAAAGTGCAGATCCCCTGGGCTACCTGGTCACGTGTATATCCAACTTACAACCAACTTGTTATCAAAAACTTATACAACCAACTTGTTATCAAAAACTTATACAACCAACTAATAACCAACAACGGTTATGAATTTGCTTCAGTTACTTGCCACCCATTTGTGTACCAAGGAATTGTGCTACACGCCATTGCTTCGTCGCATGCAATTCATGTACGTGTACATTCATTGGATAGAGCGATGCCCATTGTTGGATTGCTTTGTTGTGTCACTAACTCAGGATACTCTGTCTTTGTTAAAGTGGTATGGTACAAGAAGTCAAATTTCAAATCACAATGACTAAATATTATCTGACTTCCGTATTGATTTATAGAGGTTTGGCCTGAAAATGACTTAATATCCAACGCTAAATGGTAGGTTGGCTCAAGTGAGCATACAAAAACAGTTGTGCTTTGTCACGTTCTCTTTGAGGGGGAAAATGTTTAGTTTTATAGTTGTATATACTGCTGTAGGGGGCGTGCGGGGCCTCTCTGGCAGCGCTCGCCATAGATCTGGCTGAGGGCCCATGGGCGGCTTCTATGGCGAGAACGGCGGCGGCAGTAGAAGCTCCTCCCCATGAAGATCCGGCGAGACGGAGGCAGGCTGGGTGATTCGGCTCCACGACGCCAACTGCGCAGGGCTTCCTCCGATGCGTAGACGGGcccggtgggggggggggggggggtctcggTGGCGGCGCTAGCACGACAAGGGCGACGGCGGTTGGGCTCGACGCCGGGTCCTTGTCatacccggttttaaggacaaaaccgaATTCACATCACATATATGCCAAGATTTGTTTATTCATACATGCGAGGACAATTACATGATACAAATCAGTGTTTATTACAAAAGCATACTTATTACAAAATGATAAGAGGGTCTAAAACAAAAATTACATCAAAGTACCAAGCAAGGTCTACATCCCCATAGGCAGCCGACCGGGGGTACACCAGCCTAACATCGACACTGCGTCTTCGAGAAACACCATCTTCTAGTTCGAATAGCTGGGTGGGGTAGCAAGGGGGACAAAGAGAAGGGTGAAACATCAAAATGTACCCCGCAAGTGTAGGAAAGTATGACATGAGGCCAACACAAGGAAAGCTTACAAGGTTTGACACGCACTTAAAGGACACATCCTAATTTTCCTTAAATCCTTATCACCTAAATACTAGGTGAAACACCACCTCCTAAGAGAGCCAAACCATAACcacacttggattccatccaagtcaCCATCTGAACCATCCATCATCAACCAAAGAGATCCACTAATCACAAAGAAGTCCAAGATGCtcttgaccatgagcacggctaatatatcagttttacactctgtagaggttgccCTGAGGTGGACAGGTCTTGGTCGGGACTGGAATGTTTAGCTTTTTTGATGTTGTGATCCCAATGCCTGACTTTGATAGGTCTTCGTCGGATCCAGACCTTTTGGCCTTAGAATTTGGAAACACTCGATGCCTGAGTTTGGTTAGGTCTTTGTCGAGGTCAGGCGATTTGCCATGGAGGTCGTTCTGTTGTCGTGAACTTTTTGTATGAGGTTGGTCGGGGGGGGACCTCCTTCGTGTGCATTGGTTGAATGTTGCGGCCTCGTTGCTCCGCTTTTGACTTGTTGATCTTTGCTTTTTAGGGAGAGTACCCCTTTATATCTTAGGGTTTTTTTACATAGGTCCTGCCTCGTTGAAAACCTCACCCCCGCTAGGAGCCCCCTTCGTGAGAAAAAAGAGTATAGGACCCTGAAATAGGAAAAGGtataaaaaggaaagaaaagataaaagaacATTTGGGTGACTTCACATATAATTGTACAAAGCCACCCATACATTCAAACATAGAACCTGCAGAGGTTATCGATGTTCCATGCATGAGTGGAGCACTTGCCTTTAGGGTCGACAAGGTGGAAGGACCTTGGTCTTCTATTCCTTTGCTATGTATGGACTTTCCCATTTTGGCTGGAGCTTGCTTGTAGTGTCTATGTTGGGCTTTGTTTAGAGGATGAGGTCCCCGTCTTCAATATTTTTCCTTACTACTTTCTTGTCTCTCCATTTTTTGTTTGTATGGGGTGATGTTTTCTACAACTTCAAGTTTGCTACCTTCAATGGTGTCTTTGGAGTAGGCTTCATCTGAGGCGAGTGACCCTTGCATCGCTCGAAGGCTTTGGTGCTTTATCTCTTCTGTCAACATTGTTTCTTGTTCGTAGAGTAGCTTTAAGGATGTGAATCATGTTGTTCTTGGGACTATGGTATTGTGAGATTGTTCTCGGTCCTTATCGACCAAATTCAACCACCAAATAAGATACAAAAAAGGGAGAACTAGCATAACTTACGCACATATGTTATTTATATTAACgtatttccacatgtattggaagaacaatgttttgcaggacatataTCCAGAATATGTGGAAAATGAAGTCAAAATGTGCAATCAAACAAAGTGTAAAGCAGATCTACACAAAGGATCAAGAGAACAACCCACCTACTCGCTCCAGGCCTAGCTATAGGCCCACTAGGCAAAGGCGGTGGTGAGGCGGGGCAACCAGTGGGCGGGTGCACCAGGGGTGCGACCGCACCCTTGCTGCCGCCTCTTGGGCCCACGTTGCACAAGGTGGTCACATCAATGCTCCCAAGGACGGCTCGGGTGGAATCTCCTAGGAATATTCTTCAACAACCGTCCTAGGAGTAGTATACGAGGAGGGGGAGAGCCCCCTCACTCAAAACACACACCACACCTTGAGCTCTCTCTCATTCCACACTCGTACTTTTACTTTTAGTAGTATTTTGGAGCAAGGCAAGCTTCATTGGAGAGCTTGGAATTCTAGAGgcattcttggtatgaataatatgaagagTTCTTCTAAGTCTTTGTTCTCACTTTACCAATATTGTTATGTTAtagaattagagcaaagttcttatgttatgaatttaacatataaaactttatgcTTAAATGCTCATACAACATATATTATAAGAATTAGatctaagttgaggtggcggttcatcgtgccttTGAGCTTGCCCGagtcctatgcttgtcgatccgtaggaTCGGAGTCCCAgagggatttgggtagtttcccTATACATGGGCATGGTGCTTGGGTATACGGGGATCTTCGGATGTGATGgtgctccatggttgaggggtaggctgcAGGTGATGACAGTTGTTGGTGTTTCTTATGACTAGTGGAGTAATTACACAAGCGCACAGAACTACCGTGTAGCACTTCGCCCGGTGAGTACCGAtagtcgaatttatatttttcccaaaggaaggagGGAGGCTATGATTATAGTTAGTTGTTAGGAATGCTAAATGAATGTTGTAAATGGATGGGTGGATGAATGGGTGAACTAGTAAACAAGCTAAACTAGAGGTAGAATacctaggtgggagagcgagtaATATCTTAAGTAACAAAGGTAAACAGATGACTAGGAGGAATTCTTTAGTACTTCGGGGCATAGCCCGCCTACCAACCAGGAGGTTTAACTAGACAAGGTCTACCACGAGCCCTACGATATAATAATTAGACGaatcatggtggaatacagaggatggacaaggttgtcaccacttgccaactaccacaatctatcttgaggcctagccatatccacaggtaatctataaacttactacttcgatctgagctccgatgaaatgagatcaaagcaccctaactactttgatctataaacttactactaaACAAATGATAACCTATGATACTAATAATAAGCgaaagcacctaagctcactattGATGAACAATCATGAACAATTACTTGAGCAAAGCAAAAGCAATAATACTGAATAAAGTACTAAGAATAaagtactgaataaagtaaatgctaaatgaaagaattacaattgagctataccagacccagaAAACTCTTCTAGACTCCGAAGAATCTGTGCTCTAGCTCTACTTCCACTCCTAAGCGACTACTTTAGAGCTACTCTAAACTAGAGAGCTTGGAGAAGCTTGGAGTGCTTGAATATGAATGGGGCATTTCTCCACCGAGCACCACTACCCCTTTTATAGTGTGTAGAGGCAGTGGGGGGTACTTATAGGCCAACAAGTGAGGCGATGGATGAAACTTGGGCATCG
The nucleotide sequence above comes from Miscanthus floridulus cultivar M001 chromosome 18, ASM1932011v1, whole genome shotgun sequence. Encoded proteins:
- the LOC136522244 gene encoding 3-ketoacyl-CoA synthase 6-like, whose protein sequence is MSSSPIGKYLKTVFAKIVDNFLLTIAVPFATAAVIVGASRSDELTPLLHSVRNTDVLTIGFLLGTAVIVLVMRRPRAVYLIDYACFRPPNTHRVPSAAFVEHVQQVSQWTERSKRFLKRLYERSGLGEETCVPLVGHYIDPYKYSKFEDGREEAEMAVFSAIDELFSKTSIAPQAVDILVTNCSEFNPTPTFSDMIINRYKIRSDIHHVHLSSMGCSAGLISIELVKNLLQAAPFGANALVVSTETLSTNPYPGNERAMLLPFCLFRMGGAAVLLSTSPSMARFRLRCIMRTLTASSDQSYQCIYKEEDDKGYTGVNLSTELVAVAARTVKDNMTSIAPLVLPPSEKLLFAASFTARKLLNGRVKLYIPDFLSVFQHLCIHAGGRAVIDGVQRNFSLSDEKIEPSRMTLHRFGNTSSSSIWYELAYVEAKGRMDKGNQVWMIGFGSGFKCNSAVWECIRPVHDAHGPWADCIDRYPVHIP